One stretch of Dyella jiangningensis DNA includes these proteins:
- a CDS encoding PepSY domain-containing protein, which yields MKKIASLTIAAALVFAGMAMAQDALTEHEVQSSLERQGYSKVRDLDFRNGVWTAKARSANGKSVSVRIDPRTGQAFPDKPVSRLSEADVRASLSTQGYTHVHDVDFDDGVWTAKADNEAGKKVRLQLDPETGRVIGSDRH from the coding sequence ATGAAGAAAATCGCTTCGTTGACCATCGCAGCGGCCCTGGTCTTTGCCGGCATGGCCATGGCGCAGGACGCGCTGACCGAACACGAGGTGCAGTCTTCGCTGGAGCGCCAGGGCTACAGCAAGGTGCGCGACCTCGATTTCCGCAACGGCGTTTGGACGGCCAAAGCGCGCAGTGCGAACGGCAAGAGCGTATCGGTCCGCATCGACCCCAGGACGGGCCAGGCGTTTCCGGACAAGCCGGTGTCGCGCCTGAGCGAAGCCGACGTGCGCGCCTCGCTTTCCACCCAGGGCTATACCCACGTGCATGACGTGGATTTCGATGACGGCGTATGGACGGCCAAGGCCGACAACGAAGCCGGCAAGAAGGTGCGCCTGCAACTCGACCCGGAAACCGGACGCGTGATCGGCTCGGATCGCCACTGA
- a CDS encoding phasin family protein, giving the protein MNHTNDLPLALYKANSELQLRISKLVMENWKKWLELSTRAMDDGIAESQARVEQLLKAQDWAALASMPAETFGRMLQQRLGDANVTNHIAASVQAHFAQGLQEAVQTWQKDTARALGGMSDLGSAANAPWTDAMAQWGRMWPWAAEQGASSGAK; this is encoded by the coding sequence ATGAACCACACGAACGATCTACCGCTGGCCTTGTACAAGGCCAATAGCGAACTTCAACTGCGCATCAGCAAACTGGTGATGGAGAACTGGAAGAAGTGGCTGGAGCTGTCCACCCGTGCGATGGACGATGGCATCGCTGAATCGCAGGCGCGCGTGGAGCAATTGCTCAAGGCGCAGGACTGGGCCGCGCTGGCGTCGATGCCGGCAGAAACATTCGGACGCATGCTGCAGCAGCGACTCGGCGACGCCAACGTCACCAACCATATCGCCGCCAGCGTCCAGGCGCACTTCGCGCAGGGGCTGCAGGAGGCCGTCCAGACCTGGCAGAAGGATACCGCGCGGGCGCTGGGCGGCATGTCCGACCTCGGCAGCGCCGCGAACGCACCGTGGACCGACGCCATGGCGCAATGGGGGCGCATGTGGCCGTGGGCCGCCGAGCAGGGTGCTTCCAGCGGCGCCAAGTAA
- a CDS encoding DUF1045 domain-containing protein produces the protein MRYAIYFCPAPASALGALGRDWLGGEAAPDGIPGIPLSRWNELLADVRRYGWHATVRSPFTLSPDAEYDDLRRAVSAVAQSVAPTTVTLRLSRLGGFLALRPVGDCVAISAMAAACTETVETLRAPLVEPEFQRRVRGLDAIETHYLQRYGYPYVFERYRFHMTLSAPATVEEEHALQRWLALRAAAIPVARVDALSICVERSPGAAFEVLERIPLRKASAA, from the coding sequence ATGCGGTACGCCATCTATTTCTGCCCGGCTCCGGCCAGTGCGCTGGGGGCGCTTGGACGCGACTGGCTTGGCGGCGAAGCAGCACCGGATGGCATTCCCGGCATTCCACTGTCGCGATGGAACGAACTGCTGGCCGACGTGAGGCGTTATGGCTGGCACGCGACGGTGCGTTCGCCGTTCACGCTCTCGCCGGACGCCGAGTACGACGACTTGCGCCGTGCCGTCAGCGCCGTGGCGCAATCGGTCGCACCAACCACCGTCACCTTGCGATTGAGCCGCCTCGGCGGTTTCCTGGCCCTGCGTCCGGTGGGCGATTGCGTCGCGATCAGCGCGATGGCCGCCGCCTGCACCGAAACGGTCGAGACATTGCGAGCCCCGTTGGTCGAGCCGGAATTCCAGCGTCGTGTCCGCGGGCTCGACGCCATCGAAACCCATTACCTTCAACGCTACGGATATCCCTACGTGTTTGAACGCTATCGTTTCCATATGACCTTGTCCGCACCGGCCACCGTGGAGGAGGAGCATGCCTTGCAGCGCTGGCTGGCGCTGCGTGCCGCCGCGATACCGGTCGCGCGCGTCGATGCGCTTTCCATTTGCGTGGAACGGTCGCCTGGCGCGGCCTTCGAAGTGCTCGAGCGGATTCCCCTGCGCAAGGCGTCCGCTGCCTGA
- a CDS encoding host attachment protein — MKKIVWIVVANRAAARLFQVTQPTGPLEELDAFIHPEGRLQEHDLVSDRPGRAFDSYGAGRHAEDPDTAATEQEATNFAVQLSRFLHKARCERKFDALVLVAAPAFLGALRERLDEPTRERITLEVDKNLVQRKAGEIRGHLPVKLYSAVGG; from the coding sequence ATGAAAAAGATCGTCTGGATCGTGGTTGCCAATCGCGCTGCGGCGCGGCTGTTCCAGGTCACCCAGCCCACGGGGCCCCTTGAAGAACTCGACGCCTTCATCCATCCCGAAGGCCGCCTGCAGGAACACGATCTGGTCTCCGACCGGCCTGGCCGCGCATTCGACAGCTACGGCGCCGGTCGCCACGCGGAAGATCCCGACACCGCGGCGACCGAACAGGAAGCGACCAATTTCGCCGTCCAGCTGAGCCGCTTCCTGCACAAGGCACGCTGCGAGCGAAAGTTCGATGCGCTGGTGCTGGTGGCCGCGCCGGCATTCCTCGGTGCACTGCGTGAGCGTCTTGACGAGCCGACGAGAGAGCGCATCACGCTGGAGGTGGACAAGAACCTCGTGCAGCGGAAGGCAGGGGAGATTCGCGGACATTTGCCCGTCAAGCTGTATTCCGCGGTTGGCGGGTAG
- a CDS encoding oxidative damage protection protein, protein MSRIVHCAKLGRDAEGLDFAPWPGPLGQRIYAEISKEAWQQWLAHQTMLLNEYRLNPLDPKSRQFLTAEMEKFLFGGGADTPLGYVAPDAES, encoded by the coding sequence ATGAGTCGTATCGTTCACTGCGCCAAGCTCGGCCGCGACGCCGAAGGCCTGGATTTCGCTCCCTGGCCCGGCCCGCTCGGCCAGCGCATCTACGCCGAAATCTCCAAGGAGGCGTGGCAGCAATGGCTCGCCCACCAGACCATGCTGCTCAACGAATACCGCCTCAATCCGCTTGACCCCAAGTCACGCCAGTTCCTCACCGCCGAAATGGAGAAATTCCTGTTCGGCGGCGGCGCCGACACGCCCCTGGGCTACGTCGCCCCCGACGCGGAGTCTTGA
- the mutY gene encoding A/G-specific adenine glycosylase, translated as MNPFASALLAWFDDHGRKDLPWQHPRDAYRVWLSEVMLQQTQVVTVIPYFQRFVASLPTLRDLAAADEDTVLALWSGLGYYRRARFLQRAAQICVERHDGELPRDFDALAALPGIGRSTAGAILAQAHGLRFPILDGNVKRVLTRHLGIHGHPGQSAVEKVLWQHADALTPSERAADYTQAIMDLGATLCARSRPQCDACPLATDCVAKRDNLTAQLPSAKPSKTVPTRDTVMLILRDTHGRVLLERRGPQGVWSGLWSLPEASDHDGAWRAAQSFARIDDAQALPSFVHVFSHYRLQVEPLLFDEATAHPRIADNPSLRWCGVDERAALGLPAPVRSLLQDL; from the coding sequence ATGAACCCATTCGCTTCCGCACTGCTGGCCTGGTTCGACGACCACGGCCGCAAGGACCTGCCGTGGCAGCACCCGCGCGACGCGTATCGCGTGTGGTTGTCCGAGGTGATGCTGCAGCAGACGCAGGTGGTCACGGTCATTCCGTACTTCCAGCGCTTCGTGGCATCGCTGCCCACGCTGCGCGATCTCGCCGCCGCCGATGAGGACACCGTGCTCGCGCTGTGGTCAGGCCTTGGCTACTACCGCCGCGCGCGCTTCCTGCAGCGCGCCGCGCAGATCTGCGTCGAACGGCACGACGGCGAACTGCCGCGCGATTTCGACGCGCTGGCCGCCCTGCCCGGCATTGGCCGTTCCACCGCCGGCGCCATCCTCGCGCAGGCACACGGGTTGCGCTTCCCCATACTCGACGGCAACGTGAAGCGCGTGCTTACGCGTCATCTCGGCATCCATGGCCACCCCGGCCAAAGCGCCGTGGAAAAAGTGCTATGGCAGCACGCCGACGCGCTGACACCCTCGGAACGCGCGGCCGACTACACCCAGGCCATCATGGACCTGGGTGCCACGCTCTGCGCGCGTTCGCGTCCACAATGCGATGCCTGCCCGCTTGCGACCGATTGCGTGGCCAAGCGCGACAACCTCACCGCACAACTGCCCAGCGCGAAGCCGAGCAAAACGGTGCCGACGCGCGACACGGTGATGCTGATCCTGCGTGACACGCACGGCCGCGTGCTGCTGGAACGCCGCGGCCCGCAGGGCGTGTGGTCGGGACTCTGGAGCCTGCCGGAGGCCAGCGATCACGACGGCGCCTGGCGCGCCGCGCAGTCGTTCGCGCGCATCGACGACGCGCAGGCGCTGCCCTCGTTCGTGCACGTGTTCAGCCACTATCGCCTGCAGGTCGAGCCTTTGCTGTTCGACGAGGCGACAGCGCACCCGCGCATCGCGGATAATCCTTCCCTTCGCTGGTGCGGCGTCGACGAACGCGCTGCTCTCGGCCTGCCCGCTCCCGTCCGCAGCCTGCTGCAGGATCTTTGA
- a CDS encoding AsmA family protein, which translates to MPRWLRITLLIASSATLVLVAVALIAVHFLLQPERITTVLQAQARQAGLELNLASPATPALFPRPALELQGITLSAQGANMPILLAARGTLALPWRTLFRGETIISQMQIDSPRVDLDALQSWASGLPSGPSAPPAEIPRIDAGVHITRGSLVRGNQMLLGDMELDAGKLAPHQPFLLNIVAKDAQGIPTQLRVSLTPSINRGALQLDNIALHFAHSSELTLQLKGSARWRGAADASAHLDGKLDHANSGEYATSIELTPANENNPLMLRLKLDGPDNHADLQVPPLALADWWSQLDHDEGPRLAVPPGNGHAEIARIDTGDVSIEGLTIQAGTDVPAPASSSAPPAQPSASKPAKPATKRKSP; encoded by the coding sequence GTGCCGCGCTGGCTCCGAATCACCCTGTTGATCGCCAGCAGCGCCACCCTGGTGCTGGTGGCGGTGGCGCTCATCGCCGTGCACTTCCTGCTGCAACCCGAGCGCATCACCACCGTACTGCAAGCGCAGGCCCGCCAAGCCGGGCTGGAACTCAACCTCGCCAGTCCCGCGACGCCCGCGCTGTTTCCCCGTCCCGCGCTGGAACTGCAGGGCATCACGCTCAGTGCCCAGGGCGCCAACATGCCGATCCTGCTGGCGGCGCGCGGCACGCTCGCCCTGCCTTGGCGGACGCTGTTCCGCGGCGAGACGATCATTTCCCAGATGCAGATCGATTCCCCCCGCGTCGACCTCGATGCGCTGCAATCGTGGGCTTCCGGCCTGCCGTCCGGTCCGTCTGCGCCGCCGGCGGAAATCCCGCGCATCGACGCCGGCGTGCACATCACGCGCGGCAGCCTCGTGCGCGGCAACCAGATGTTGCTCGGGGACATGGAACTGGACGCCGGCAAGCTCGCCCCGCACCAGCCGTTCCTGCTCAACATCGTGGCCAAGGACGCGCAAGGCATCCCGACACAGCTGCGCGTGTCGCTGACGCCCAGCATCAACCGCGGCGCGCTGCAGCTCGACAACATCGCACTGCACTTCGCCCATAGCAGCGAGCTGACCCTGCAGCTGAAGGGCAGCGCGCGATGGCGCGGCGCCGCCGATGCCTCGGCGCATCTGGACGGCAAGCTCGATCACGCCAACTCTGGCGAGTACGCCACGTCGATCGAACTCACGCCGGCCAACGAGAACAATCCGCTGATGCTGAGGCTCAAGCTCGACGGCCCCGACAATCACGCCGACCTGCAGGTGCCGCCGCTCGCGCTCGCGGACTGGTGGTCGCAGCTCGATCACGACGAAGGCCCGCGTCTTGCCGTGCCGCCCGGCAACGGCCACGCCGAGATCGCCAGGATAGACACCGGCGATGTAAGCATCGAAGGCCTCACCATCCAGGCCGGCACCGACGTGCCTGCGCCCGCGAGCAGCAGCGCGCCTCCCGCCCAGCCAAGCGCAAGCAAACCGGCAAAACCCGCGACGAAGCGCAAATCGCCATGA
- the ftsY gene encoding signal recognition particle-docking protein FtsY, with amino-acid sequence MLKFWKKKPAETPPGQPAAPVADEAPAEGFAHDTDAASLDYATPALDEALSETPPPPEAPAEDEAFERAAIAESAAPAKRSWRERLSGSAFARGLSSLFVRHPKLDDDLLDELETTLITADVGIEASTALVEDLRKRMHKREFADASALLAALRQALMSLLKPVEQPLDVAGRKPFVVLTVGINGVGKTTTIGKLARRYRDEGRQVMLAAGDTFRAAAVEQLKAWGARNNVPVISQGQDADAASVIFDALQAARSRSADVLIADTAGRLHTQGGLMDELGKIARVMKKLDADTPHEVLMVIDGTTGQNAVNQVRQFRQIVGVTGLVVTKLDGTAKGGVVFALAREFGLPIRYVGLGETATDLRVFDAEAYVDGLLPASLGQG; translated from the coding sequence ATGCTCAAGTTCTGGAAGAAGAAACCCGCTGAGACGCCACCGGGCCAGCCTGCCGCACCTGTGGCGGACGAAGCACCGGCCGAGGGTTTCGCGCACGACACGGATGCCGCCTCGCTGGATTACGCCACGCCCGCGCTGGATGAGGCGCTCTCCGAAACGCCGCCACCTCCCGAGGCGCCGGCCGAGGACGAAGCCTTCGAGCGCGCCGCGATCGCCGAATCCGCCGCGCCGGCCAAGCGCAGCTGGCGCGAGCGCCTGTCCGGCAGCGCCTTCGCCCGCGGGCTTTCCTCGCTGTTCGTCCGTCATCCCAAGCTCGACGATGACCTGCTGGACGAGCTGGAAACCACGCTGATCACCGCCGACGTCGGCATCGAAGCCAGCACGGCGCTGGTCGAGGACCTGCGCAAGCGCATGCACAAGCGCGAGTTCGCCGACGCATCCGCACTGCTGGCCGCACTGCGCCAGGCACTGATGTCCCTGCTGAAGCCGGTGGAACAGCCGCTCGACGTTGCCGGTCGCAAGCCGTTCGTGGTGCTCACGGTGGGCATCAACGGCGTGGGCAAGACCACCACCATCGGCAAGCTGGCGCGCCGCTACCGCGACGAGGGCCGCCAGGTGATGCTCGCCGCAGGCGATACCTTCCGCGCCGCCGCGGTGGAGCAGCTCAAGGCCTGGGGCGCGCGCAACAACGTGCCGGTGATCTCGCAGGGCCAGGATGCCGATGCCGCCAGCGTGATCTTCGACGCGCTGCAGGCCGCGCGCTCGCGCAGCGCGGACGTGCTCATCGCCGATACCGCCGGCCGCCTGCATACGCAGGGCGGCCTGATGGACGAGCTGGGCAAGATCGCCCGCGTGATGAAAAAGCTCGACGCCGACACGCCGCACGAAGTGCTCATGGTGATCGACGGCACCACCGGCCAGAACGCCGTGAACCAGGTGCGCCAGTTCCGCCAGATCGTCGGCGTCACCGGCCTGGTGGTGACCAAGCTCGACGGCACCGCCAAGGGTGGCGTGGTGTTCGCGCTCGCCCGCGAGTTCGGCCTGCCGATCCGTTACGTGGGCCTGGGCGAAACCGCCACCGATCTGCGGGTATTCGACGCCGAGGCCTATGTCGACGGCCTCCTTCCCGCCAGCCTGGGTCAAGGCTGA
- the rsmD gene encoding 16S rRNA (guanine(966)-N(2))-methyltransferase RsmD, with amino-acid sequence MTGRAPGRIRIIGGQLRNSRLDVPDLPGLRPTAERVRETLFNWLAPVISGARCLDLCAGTGALGIEALSRGAAGVQFVERDARAAQALRDNLARLKAQGGQVTTADAMAYLQGAPQPFGLVFLDPPFAQNLWQPLSQRLEQGGWLTPAACVYVESPRQAGLALPSTWMLHREGTAGEVGYALYRRAAAT; translated from the coding sequence ATGACGGGCCGCGCTCCGGGGCGCATCCGCATCATCGGCGGGCAGCTGCGCAACTCTCGCCTCGACGTGCCCGACCTGCCTGGCCTGCGGCCCACGGCAGAGAGGGTGCGCGAAACCTTGTTCAACTGGCTGGCGCCGGTGATTTCCGGTGCGCGCTGCCTGGATCTGTGTGCCGGCACCGGTGCATTGGGCATCGAGGCGCTATCGCGTGGGGCGGCCGGCGTGCAGTTCGTGGAGCGCGACGCGCGGGCTGCCCAGGCGCTGCGCGACAACCTCGCGCGCCTGAAGGCGCAGGGCGGGCAGGTGACCACCGCCGATGCCATGGCTTATCTGCAAGGTGCGCCGCAGCCGTTCGGGCTGGTTTTCCTCGACCCGCCGTTTGCGCAGAACCTGTGGCAGCCGCTGTCCCAGCGGTTGGAACAGGGCGGATGGCTGACGCCTGCGGCGTGTGTCTACGTGGAGTCGCCCCGGCAGGCCGGACTGGCCCTGCCTTCCACATGGATGCTTCATCGCGAAGGCACGGCTGGCGAAGTGGGTTATGCGCTGTATCGGCGGGCAGCGGCAACCTGA
- the coaD gene encoding pantetheine-phosphate adenylyltransferase, translating to MNKPPVNQRLAVYPGTFDPITNGHSDLVTRAAPLFERVIVAVAESPNKGKGPGFSLNERIALARLALADLKNVEVRGFDGLLAHFVEEVGAGVIIRGLRAVSDFEYEFQLASMNRHLIPQAETLFLTPAEQYSFISSTLVREIGRLGGDITGFVHPAVQQAMRQRWR from the coding sequence GTGAACAAGCCTCCGGTCAACCAGCGTCTTGCCGTCTATCCGGGTACGTTCGACCCCATCACCAACGGCCATTCGGATCTGGTCACACGCGCCGCGCCGCTGTTCGAACGCGTGATCGTGGCCGTGGCCGAAAGCCCCAACAAGGGCAAGGGCCCCGGTTTCAGCCTCAACGAGCGCATCGCGCTGGCGCGTCTGGCCCTGGCCGACCTGAAGAACGTGGAAGTGCGTGGCTTCGATGGCCTGCTGGCGCATTTCGTCGAGGAAGTGGGCGCCGGCGTGATCATCCGTGGCCTGCGCGCCGTGTCCGACTTCGAATACGAATTCCAGCTGGCGAGCATGAATCGCCACCTGATCCCGCAGGCGGAAACGCTGTTCCTTACGCCGGCCGAGCAGTACAGCTTCATCTCCTCCACGCTGGTGCGCGAGATTGGCCGTCTGGGCGGCGATATCACCGGCTTCGTGCATCCGGCCGTGCAGCAGGCGATGCGGCAGCGCTGGCGCTGA
- a CDS encoding YfhL family 4Fe-4S dicluster ferredoxin, producing MSLKILDTCVNCDVCEPVCPNKAISLGEEYYVIDPSLCTECIGHYDQPQCVEVCPVECIIIDPEHTETNEQLTLKYQHLMAKDDA from the coding sequence ATGTCCCTGAAAATCCTCGATACCTGCGTCAATTGCGACGTCTGCGAACCGGTCTGTCCCAATAAGGCTATCTCGCTGGGCGAGGAGTACTACGTGATCGACCCCTCGTTGTGCACCGAGTGCATCGGCCACTATGACCAGCCGCAGTGCGTGGAAGTGTGTCCGGTCGAATGCATCATCATCGATCCCGAGCACACCGAGACGAACGAGCAGCTGACGCTGAAGTACCAACATCTGATGGCAAAGGACGACGCATGA
- the ggt gene encoding gamma-glutamyltransferase translates to MTFPLNWRVALLGLLLTTSAAYAADSRPTSSPAAPSAHVITERPGHAGIASANFHATEAGHEVLAKGGNAFDAAIAVAATLSVVEPESSGIGGGFMAVLHRASDGREVFIDARETAPAAVNAKDYLNKDGTPNRDTALNGPLSAGIPGEAAGLAWLSTHYGKLPLKESLAPAVRIARDGFKPDGRLVNAISERAEDIRRWPASAAKYLPDGKPPVVGEVWRDPDQARTLELLGEHGFDGFYRGEVGKKLVDAVRAAGGNWTAKDLESYQVKERTPIVVNYRGYRVVTAPPASSGGVAVAEILNILSGYDLTKLDTVHRTHLVIEAMRRAFRDHNDYLGDPDFVKMPMDMLLSPYYAAGLRQTILMDKATPSSMLPVSAGTDPGMHTTHFSIIDKDGNIASITQTVNYTMGSTFVAAGTGVLLNDEMDDFALVPNKPNVYGLLGSDANAPAPGKRMLSSMTPSIVFGADRVGVIGSPGGSTIITQVLEGILAFIDGKDAAGIAGQKRFHHQYMPDRVDVESGTFDAATTEGLTRMGHTLKERSSWGFMNVVTWDLKNNKLDAASDPRRESGLGKVQ, encoded by the coding sequence ATGACGTTCCCGTTGAACTGGCGCGTAGCGCTGCTGGGCCTGCTGCTTACCACCAGCGCCGCATACGCCGCCGACAGCCGCCCGACTTCCTCTCCTGCCGCGCCTTCCGCGCATGTCATCACCGAGCGACCCGGCCATGCCGGTATCGCCAGCGCCAATTTCCACGCCACCGAAGCGGGGCACGAAGTGCTCGCCAAGGGCGGCAATGCGTTCGACGCGGCGATTGCCGTGGCCGCGACGCTCTCCGTGGTCGAGCCGGAAAGTTCAGGCATCGGCGGCGGTTTCATGGCCGTGCTGCATCGCGCCTCCGATGGCCGCGAGGTGTTCATCGACGCGCGCGAGACGGCGCCGGCGGCGGTGAATGCCAAGGACTATCTCAACAAGGACGGCACTCCCAACCGCGACACCGCGCTCAACGGGCCGCTTTCGGCGGGTATTCCGGGTGAGGCTGCCGGCCTGGCCTGGCTCTCGACGCATTACGGCAAGCTGCCGCTGAAGGAGTCGCTGGCGCCGGCCGTGCGTATCGCGCGCGACGGCTTCAAACCGGATGGCCGTCTGGTCAACGCCATCAGCGAGCGCGCGGAAGACATCCGTCGCTGGCCGGCATCCGCTGCCAAGTACCTCCCGGACGGCAAGCCGCCGGTGGTGGGTGAGGTATGGCGCGATCCGGACCAGGCGCGCACGCTTGAGCTTTTGGGCGAGCACGGCTTCGATGGTTTCTATCGCGGCGAAGTCGGCAAGAAACTGGTGGATGCGGTGCGCGCCGCCGGCGGCAACTGGACCGCGAAGGATCTGGAAAGCTACCAGGTGAAGGAGCGCACGCCGATCGTGGTGAACTACCGCGGCTATCGCGTGGTGACCGCGCCGCCGGCGTCGTCGGGTGGCGTGGCGGTGGCCGAGATCCTCAACATCCTGTCGGGCTACGACCTCACCAAGCTCGATACGGTGCATCGCACGCATCTGGTCATCGAAGCCATGCGTCGCGCATTCCGCGATCACAACGACTACCTCGGCGATCCGGACTTCGTGAAGATGCCGATGGACATGCTGCTGTCGCCGTACTACGCGGCGGGCCTGCGCCAGACCATCCTGATGGACAAGGCCACGCCGTCGTCGATGCTGCCGGTGAGCGCCGGCACCGATCCAGGCATGCACACCACGCATTTCTCGATCATCGACAAGGACGGCAACATCGCCTCCATCACCCAGACGGTGAACTACACGATGGGTTCGACGTTCGTTGCAGCGGGCACGGGCGTGCTGCTCAACGACGAGATGGATGACTTTGCCCTGGTGCCCAACAAGCCCAACGTCTACGGCCTGCTCGGCAGCGACGCGAATGCGCCGGCGCCGGGCAAGCGCATGCTGTCGTCGATGACGCCGAGCATCGTGTTCGGCGCCGATCGCGTGGGCGTGATCGGCTCGCCGGGTGGCTCCACCATCATCACGCAGGTGCTGGAAGGCATTCTTGCCTTCATCGATGGCAAGGACGCGGCCGGCATCGCCGGGCAGAAGCGCTTCCACCACCAGTACATGCCGGATCGCGTGGACGTGGAGTCGGGCACGTTCGATGCCGCCACGACCGAAGGTCTGACCCGCATGGGCCACACGCTGAAAGAACGCAGCTCGTGGGGCTTCATGAACGTGGTGACGTGGGACCTGAAGAACAACAAGCTCGACGCCGCGAGCGATCCGCGCCGCGAGTCGGGCCTCGGCAAGGTGCAGTGA
- a CDS encoding MBL fold metallo-hydrolase has protein sequence MELWSLTGNSQQLDGGAMFGNAPKALWSRWIQPDAENRIPLACRCLLVKDMDGRNVLFETGIGAFFEPALRERYGVVEDRHVLLDSLAQAGITHEDIDAVVLSHLHFDHAGGLLAAWEEGQSPRLLFPNATYLVGAEHWRRAQKPHPRDRASFVPELQPLLEQSGRLELVEGEHSKTLGDSVRFSYSDGHTPGLMLAEVAGVVFCADLIPGRFWVHLPITMGYDRYPEKLIDEKRAFLEDKLARGVRLFFTHDHDCAAARVVRDERGRYGTADEVRELRGA, from the coding sequence ATGGAGCTCTGGTCGCTCACGGGCAACTCGCAACAGCTCGATGGCGGCGCCATGTTTGGCAACGCGCCGAAGGCGCTGTGGTCGCGCTGGATCCAGCCCGATGCGGAGAACCGCATTCCGCTGGCCTGTCGCTGCCTGCTGGTGAAGGATATGGACGGCCGCAACGTCTTGTTCGAGACCGGCATCGGCGCGTTCTTCGAGCCGGCGCTGCGCGAGCGCTACGGCGTAGTGGAAGATCGCCACGTGCTGCTCGATTCGCTGGCGCAGGCGGGAATCACGCATGAAGACATCGATGCGGTGGTGCTCTCGCACCTGCACTTCGACCATGCCGGTGGCCTGCTTGCGGCGTGGGAAGAGGGTCAGTCGCCGCGCCTGCTGTTTCCCAACGCGACGTACCTGGTGGGAGCCGAACATTGGCGCCGCGCGCAGAAGCCGCATCCGCGCGATCGCGCCTCGTTCGTGCCGGAGCTGCAGCCGTTGCTGGAACAGAGCGGCCGGCTGGAGCTGGTCGAAGGCGAGCATTCGAAGACCTTGGGCGATTCGGTGCGCTTCAGCTATTCGGACGGCCATACGCCGGGACTGATGCTGGCGGAAGTGGCCGGCGTGGTGTTCTGCGCCGACCTGATTCCCGGCCGCTTCTGGGTGCACCTGCCCATCACCATGGGCTATGACCGTTATCCGGAAAAGCTGATCGACGAAAAGCGGGCGTTCCTCGAGGACAAGCTCGCGCGTGGCGTGCGGTTGTTTTTCACGCACGACCACGATTGCGCCGCCGCGCGCGTGGTGCGCGACGAACGAGGCCGCTACGGTACGGCGGACGAAGTCCGCGAGCTGCGGGGCGCTTAG